The following coding sequences lie in one Chionomys nivalis chromosome 8, mChiNiv1.1, whole genome shotgun sequence genomic window:
- the LOC130880509 gene encoding tripartite motif-containing protein 30A-like has translation MASSVLGIVKEEVTCPICLDLMVEPVSADCGHSFCRACITLNYESNKGKEGESICPVCRDSYLFGNLRPSWHVANIVERLTGLKTSSGEEQKVNVCAQHGEKLQLFCEKDMVAICWLCERSPEYCGHQTVLIEQVATKYKVMLQSALEMQMANEERCDQWEDDLQKERTFWKKKIQKNVEKVQKKFKEMHEFLYSEETNKLQKLMQKEEDIVKRLEKSENELVKQRESVSDLISDLENGLKCSTIEMLQGVNCVLTRSQNLRLKQPKMIPRKEKKIFRAPDLKGMLQVFQGFREAQRHWVHVTLPQLNNKNIVINVDKRQIQHRSGYRRNLQVSESYDLGVLGYPAIHSGKHYWEVDVSRCDAWILGINDGRCANPQLHAVNEKGFRVIKKSVVKQDVKYQPQYGYWVIGITNRSVYNVFEVCSVPQNASVSFLPLTGSPTRVGVFLDREACTLSFYDVSNHGALIYKFFDCSSPGAVYPYFNPMESSEPLTVCGPPS, from the exons ATGGCCTCATCAGTCCTGGGGATAGTCAAGGAGGAGGTGACCTGTCCTATCTGTCTGGACCTCATGGTGGAGCCTGTGAGTGCAGATTGTGGTCACAGCTTCTGCCGAGCTTGCATCACTCTGAACTATGAGTCCAACAAAGGCAAAGAAGGAGAGAGCATCTGCCCTGTGTGCCGAGATAGTTACCTGTTTGGGAATCTGAGGCCTAGTTGGCATGTGGCCAACATAGTGGAGAGGCTAACAGGGCTCAAGACAAGCTCaggggaggagcagaaggtgaatgtctgtgcacaacatggagagaaactccagcTCTTCTGTGAGAAGGACATGGTGGCCATCTGCTGGCTTTGTGAGAGATCTCCGGAGTACTGTGGTCACCAAACAGTTCTCATTGAACAGGTGGCTACTAAATACAAG GTGATGCTCCAGTCTGCCCTGGAGATGCAGATGGCTAATGAGGAAAGATGTGACCAGTGGGAAGATGACCTTCAAAAGGAGAGAACTTTCTGGAAG aaaaaaatacagaagaatgTAGAAAAGGTCCAGAAGAAGTTTAAAGAAATGCATGAATTCCTGTATTCGGAGGAGACGAATAAGCTGCAGAAGCTGATGCAAAAGGAGGAAGACATTGTCAAAAGACTGGAAAAGTCTGAAAATGAGCTGGTGAAGCAGAGGGAGTCAGTGAGTGACCTCATCTCAGATCTGGAGAATGGGTTGAAGTGCTCAACCATAGAGATGCTGCAG gGTGTTAATTGTGTCCTAACGAG GAGTCAGAATTTAAGACTGAAACAGCCCAAAATGAttccaagaaaagagaaaaagatcttCCGAGCTCCGGATCTGAAGGGCATGCTGCAAGTGTTTCAAG GGTTCCGGGAAGCCCAGCGCCACTGGG TTCACGTGACCCTGCCTCAACTCAACAATAAAAACATTGTCATTAATGTGGACAAAAGACAAATACAACATAGAAGTGGTTATAGAAGAAATTTGCAAGTTTCCGAGTCCTATGATTTAGGTGTCCTAGGGTATCCAGCTATCCACTCAGGGAAACATTACTGGGAAGTAGACGTGTCTAGATGTGATGCCTGGATCCTGGGAATAAATGATGGAAGATGTGCGAACCCCCAGCTTCATGCAGTGAATGAAAAGGGCTTCAGAGTCATAAAAAAATCTGTTGTTAAACAGGATGTAAAATATCAGCCCCAATATGGCTACTGGGTTATAGGAATTACAAACAGGTCTGTATATAATGTCTTTGAGGTGTGCTCTGTCCCTCAAAATGCTAGTGTCTCGTTCCTTCCTCTGACTGGCTCTCCCACTCGTGTTGGAGTTTTCCTGGACCGAGAAGCTTGCACTCTCTCGTTTTATGATGTTTCCAATCATGGAGCTCTCATCTATAAATTCTTTGACTGTTCTTCCCCTGGTGCGGTTTATCCATATTTTAATCCTATGGAGTCATCAGAGCCACTGACAGTCTGTGGGCCACCCTCTTAA
- the LOC130880009 gene encoding olfactory receptor 52H1-like: protein MNNLSCYNPTSFILVGIPGLEKFHIWIGIPFCVIYAVAIVGNCILLYLIAVEQSLHEPMFILLSMLASTDLILSTTIVPKLLGNLWFGSQEITFSGCLTQMFFLHFSFVVDSAILLAMAFDRYVAICLPLRYNTILTRQVIVKIMVSIIVRSFLVILPDVFLLKRLPFCKTRVIPHTYCEHIGVARLSSADISINIWYGFSVPLMTVISDVILIAVSYIFILKAVFLLSSQGARQKALSTCGSHVCVILMFYTPAFFSILAHRFGHSVPRNVLILFANLYVAIPPALNPVVYGVKTKNIKDKEKKVMLQK, encoded by the coding sequence ATGAACAACCTAAGCTGTTACAACCCAACCTCCTTCATCCTTGTTGGGATACCTGGGTTGGAAAAGTTCCACATCTGGATCGGGATTCCCTTCTGTGTTATCTATGCTGTGGCCATTGTAGGCAACTGCATCCTCCTCTACCTGATTGCCGTGGAGCAGAGCCTCCATGAGCCCATGTTTATACTCCTGTCCATGCTGGCCAGCACAGACCTCATCTTGTCGACTACCATAGTACCCAAACTGCTGGGGAACCTCTGGTTTGGCTCCCAAGAGATTACCTTCTCTGGTTGTCTCACTCAGATGTTTTTTCTGCACTTCAGCTTTGTAGTAGACTCTGCTATCCTGTTAGCCATGGCATTTGATCGCTATGTGGCTATCTGCTTGCCCTTGAGGTACAACACCATCCTGACTCGACAGGTCATTGTCAAGATCATGGTGAGCATCATTGTGAGGAGCTTCTTAGTCATCCTGCCAGATGTTTTCCTGCTGAAGCGGTTACCATTTTGCAAGACACGTGTTATCCCTCACACATATTGTGAGCATATAGGCGTAGCCAGGCTTTCCTCTGCAGACATCTCTATCAACATCTGGTACGGGTTTTCTGTTCCCCTCATGACTGTCATCTCCGATGTCATCCTGATTGCTGTATCCTACATCTTCATCCTCAAGGCAGTTTTCTTGCTCTCCTCCCAGGGTGCCCGCCAAAAGGCCCTGAGCACATGCGGGTCCCATGTCTGTGTCATCCTCATGTTCTACACACCTGCCTTCTTCTCCATCCTTGCTCACCGTTTTGGGCACAGTGTCCCTCGTAACGTTCTCATCTTATTCGCCAACCTCTATGTGGCCATCCCTCCTGCTCTAAATCCAGTTGTTTATGGAGTGAAGACCAAGAATATCAAGGATaa